One stretch of Pyrenophora tritici-repentis strain M4 chromosome 4, whole genome shotgun sequence DNA includes these proteins:
- a CDS encoding Pex19 multi-domain protein, which translates to MTDTAAKKEEQEAVKPSTAAAPPPPEVASDPEEDDLSDLDDVLDEFANTKLDAKVPTASSIAAAYPSDAPASSGPGRPAQDISPAELLLEDQDEFQKQLQKEMENLLGQGDFQKQFEDIMKEMSEEMGGANPLAVPGHGHSDASKPEGTNTAKASAGPSAEKETSAKAEKSFQETIKKTMERMQSSSDTATSAAASSSQDDILAQMLASMESGGFGGGEGGEEDFSKVLMGMMEQLTNKDILYEPMKELDDKFPQWMEKNREKTEKDDLKRFEEQQTLVREIVGRFERKGYSDDNPQDREYIVERMQKMQAAGSPPPDLVGDMNAAQEALQDMDQGCPTQ; encoded by the exons ATGACGGATACGGCGGCCAAGAAAGAAGAGCAGGAAGCTGTCAAACCTTCCACGGCAGCTGCCCCTCCACCACCCGAGGTAGCATCAGACCCCGAAGAAGACGATCTCTCAGATCTTGACGATGTGCTCGATGAATTCGCAAATACAAAACTAGATGCCAAAGTCCCCACCGCCTCTTCCATAGCAGCCGCCTACCCCAGCGACGCCCCCGCCTCTTCCGGTCCCGGCAGGCCAGCCCAAGACATATCTCCCGCAGAGTTGCTACTCGAAGACCAAGATGAGTTCCAGAAACAGCTACAGAAGGAGATGGAAAATCTCCTAGGACAGGGCGACTTCCAGAAGCAGTTTGAAGACATCATGAAGGAGATGAGCGAAGAAATGGGCGGCGCAAACCCTCTCGCAGTACCCGGACACGGCCACTCCGACGCGTCCAAACCCGAAGGAACAAATACAGCAAAAGCAAGCGCAGGCCCCTCAGCCGAGAAAGAGACTTCCGCAAAAGCAGAAAAGTCGTTCCAAGAAACCATCAAGAAAACAATGGAGCGCATGCAATCATCATCCGACACCGCAACCTCCGCCGCAGCCTCCTCCTCGCAAGACGACATCCTCGCCCAAATGCTCGCATCCATGGAATCCGGTGGCTTTGGCGGCGGCGAAGGTGGCGAGGAAGACTTCTCAAAGGTACTAATGGGCATGATGGAGCAGCTCACCAACAAGGATATCCTGTACGAGCCCATGAAGGAGCTGGACGACAAGTTCCCTCAGTGGATGGAGAAGAACAGGGAGAAGACGGAAAAGGATGATCTGAAGAGGTTTGAGGAGCAGCAGACGCTGGTTAGGGAGATTGTGGGGCGGTTCGAGAGGAAGGGGTATAGTGATGATAATCCACAGGACAGAGAGTATATTGTGGAGCGGATGCAGAAG ATGCAGGCTGCTGGATCACCACCGCCGGACCTCGTTGGCGACATGAATGCCGCTCAAGAAGCGTTGCAGGATATGGACCAGGGTTGTCCGACACAGTGA
- a CDS encoding KfrA-N domain containing protein: protein MSSPIREKPSMSQRAFKPNPMMQTRDAATKRRREIFFKRVQNKRDDKKWESRGEQIQQLDFVSERKRWEAEKARQAPPENDDVPEELLDDAAALPTQLPHYQNATTQFDQGLTEADYVAAQEEYELQQLVASMEQDGDGQSSQHYGSDDDDYDSIFMECAMVGGSVWVWGRCGYGHDGWLNSIPEVKRSLWSLLLIIKA, encoded by the exons ATGTCGTCGCCGATCCGCGAGAAGCCGTCCATGAGCCAACGCGCGTTCAAGCCGAATCCCATGATGCAGACGCGCGACGCGGCGACCAAGAGGCGACGAGAGATATTTTTCAAGCGCGTGCAGAATAAGCGCGACGACAAGAAGTGGGAGTCGAGGGGTGAACAG ATTCAACAGCTAGACTTTGTATCGGAGCGGAAACGTTGGGAAGCAGAGAAGGCGCGTCAGGCGCCCCCGGAAAACGACGATGTGCCTGAAGAACTTTTGGATGATGCCGCGGCACTACCGACTCAACTTCCACATTACCAAAACGCGACGACGCAGTTTGACCAGGGCTTGACGGAGGCGGATTATGTGGCTGCGCAGGAAGAATACGAACTACAGCAACTGGTTGCGTCGATGGAGCAGGATGGTGATGGACAGTCGTCGCAGCACTATGGCAGCGATGACGACGATTACGATTCTATATTCATGGAGTGTGCGATGGTGGGGG GGAGCGTTTGGGTGTGGGGAAGATGTGGATATGGACATGACGGATGGTTGAACAGCATACCTGAGGTGAAGAGGTCACTTTGGTCATTACTGCTGATAATCAAGGCGTAA
- a CDS encoding Ubiquitin-protein ligase, which produces MSLCINRLSEERKSWRRDHPFGFFAKPMRGTNGMMDLKKWECGVPGKEKTIWEGGLFKLEVVFPDEYPTKPPKCKFVPPLFHPNVYPSGTVCLSILNEEEGWKPAINIKEILLGIQSLLDEPNPDSPAQADAFNLFKKDKIAYERKIKQIVKENPAP; this is translated from the exons ATGTCTCTCTGCATCAATCGCCTCTCGGAGGAGAG GAAGTCCTGGCGAAGAGACCACCCCTTTGGCTTCTTCGCAAAGCCCATGCGCGGCACCAACGGCATGATGGACCTCAAGAAGTGGGAGTGTGGTGTCCCCGGCAAGGAAAAGACCATCTGGGAAGGCGGCCTCTTCAAGCTGGAAGTTGTCTTTCCCGATGAGTACCCGACAAAGCCTCCCAAGT GCAAGTTCGTTCCGCCGCTCTTCCACCCCAACGTCTACCCTTCAGGCACCGTCTGCCTCTCCATCCTcaacgaagaagaaggctggAAGCCCGCCATCAACATCAAGGAGATCCTACTCGGTATCCAGTCGCTTCTCGACGAGCCTAACCCAGATTCTCCAGCTCAGGCTGACGCATTCAACCTTTTCAAGAAGGACAAGATTGCGTACGAGCGCAAGATTAAGCAGATTGTCAAGGAGAACCCGGCACCTTAG